A part of Thermococcus sp. JdF3 genomic DNA contains:
- a CDS encoding MFS transporter, with amino-acid sequence MSHSKWRVLYIMSAALFIMFIDTTMMNVSISALVADLNTTVTGVQSAITLYALVMAAFMITGAKLADIWGTKRVFFRGLVIYTVGTLMAALAPNLAVLLLGWSILEGIGASMMMPATVTYITKEYTGKDRAFAFGVWGGVGGAAAAFGPIIGGFFTTYITWRLGFFMEAFIAAAIFAYMKILSDYRPEKEMKLDVVGAVLVGVGLFLLTLSVLIMDPLSNPPVLLLMVAGLAVLVAFWKYEKRRKERGLDVLIDVDIFKSKVFTAANLVSIFFQITLAGIMFTIPVFVQQYLHYNAIQTGFVIVPLSIMMFIFSMSGQRFAGYLTPKQIIQLGIALTFVGLYLVLRVLKPGVEGSDFALGLALYGTGFGLIFSQITNLAMMGAKPEQQADASGIFNAQKQFGLSLGTAFIGAVLVLGIIHSIARQIYESGIIEGSKEQIKDAVIQWILKMQQGELNIPPEYHDIVVKMVNTSFIDTMKVAVIFMIGILVISALLSFLLPKGEKAEVTATPENTEDGENAE; translated from the coding sequence ATGAGTCATTCGAAGTGGAGAGTTCTCTACATAATGAGTGCCGCACTCTTCATCATGTTCATCGATACGACGATGATGAACGTCTCCATAAGCGCCCTCGTCGCCGACCTCAACACGACCGTGACGGGTGTCCAGAGCGCGATAACCCTCTACGCCCTTGTAATGGCGGCGTTCATGATAACAGGCGCGAAGCTGGCCGACATCTGGGGCACGAAGAGGGTCTTCTTCCGCGGGCTGGTCATCTACACGGTTGGAACGCTCATGGCGGCCCTCGCTCCAAACCTCGCCGTTCTTCTCCTGGGGTGGTCAATCCTGGAGGGCATCGGCGCCTCGATGATGATGCCCGCGACGGTCACCTATATAACGAAGGAGTACACCGGCAAGGACAGGGCCTTCGCCTTCGGCGTCTGGGGCGGCGTCGGCGGTGCCGCCGCGGCATTCGGTCCGATTATTGGTGGTTTCTTCACGACCTACATTACCTGGCGTCTCGGCTTCTTCATGGAGGCCTTCATCGCCGCGGCGATATTCGCCTACATGAAGATACTATCCGACTACAGGCCGGAGAAGGAGATGAAGCTCGACGTGGTCGGGGCGGTTCTGGTTGGTGTCGGCCTCTTCCTGCTCACCCTCTCAGTGCTCATAATGGACCCGCTCTCCAACCCGCCGGTTCTGCTCCTCATGGTGGCGGGTCTCGCTGTCCTCGTCGCCTTCTGGAAGTACGAGAAGCGCAGGAAGGAGCGGGGACTGGACGTTCTCATAGACGTGGACATCTTCAAGTCGAAGGTCTTCACAGCGGCCAACTTGGTGAGCATCTTCTTCCAGATAACCCTCGCGGGCATAATGTTCACGATTCCAGTGTTCGTCCAGCAGTACCTCCACTACAACGCCATCCAGACGGGTTTCGTCATAGTTCCGCTCTCGATAATGATGTTCATATTCTCCATGAGCGGCCAGAGGTTCGCGGGGTATCTCACGCCGAAGCAGATAATCCAGCTCGGCATAGCCCTCACCTTCGTCGGCCTCTACCTCGTCCTGCGCGTCCTCAAGCCCGGAGTTGAAGGGAGCGACTTCGCCCTCGGCCTGGCCCTCTACGGAACGGGCTTCGGGCTGATATTCTCCCAGATAACCAACCTGGCAATGATGGGGGCGAAGCCGGAGCAGCAGGCAGATGCTTCGGGGATATTCAACGCCCAGAAGCAGTTCGGCCTCTCCCTTGGAACGGCCTTCATCGGTGCCGTCCTCGTCCTCGGCATAATTCACAGCATCGCGAGGCAGATCTACGAGTCCGGCATCATCGAGGGGAGCAAGGAGCAGATAAAAGACGCTGTCATACAGTGGATACTCAAGATGCAGCAGGGCGAGCTGAACATCCCGCCCGAGTACCACGACATCGTGGTGAAGATGGTGAACACATCATTCATCGACACGATGAAGGTGGCGGTAATCTTTATGATTGGCATCCTCGTCATCAGCGCCCTGCTCTCCTTCCTCCTGCCGAAGGGGGAGAAGGCGGAGGTGACGGCAACGCCCGAGAATACTGAAGACGGGGAAAACGCGGAATGA